The Heliangelus exortis chromosome 21, bHelExo1.hap1, whole genome shotgun sequence genome includes a window with the following:
- the DUSP14 gene encoding dual specificity protein phosphatase 14: MTSRSHNSLPRTLMAPRMLSESTLGGIAQITPSLYLSRGSVASNRHLLLSRGITCVINATIEIPNFNWPQFEYVKVPLADMPNAPISLYFDSVADKINSVARKHGATLVHCAAGVSRSATLCIAYLMKYHKVSLFEAYNWVKSRRPIIRPNVGFWRQLIDYERKLFGKTTVKMVQTPYGIIPDLYERERRPLMPYWGI; encoded by the coding sequence ATGACCTCCAGAAGCCACAACTCCTTACCGAGAACTCTGATGGCTCCACGAATGCTTTCCGAAAGCACCCTGGGGGGCATCGCCCAAATCACCCCCTCCCTCTACCTGAGCCGGGGCAGCGTCGCTTCCAACCGGCACCTGCTCCTCTCCCGGGGGATCACCTGCGTCATCAACGCCACCATCGAGATCCCCAACTTTAACTGGCCCCAGTTTGAGTACGTGAAAGTGCCTTTGGCCGACATGCCCAACGCCCCCATCTCCCTCTACTTCGACAGCGTCGCCGACAAGATCAACAGCGTGGCGCGGAAGCACGGCGCCACCTTGGTGCATTGCGCCGCCGGCGTCAGCAGGTCGGCCACCCTCTGCATCGCCTACCTGATGAAGTACCACAAGGTCTCCCTCTTCGAGGCGTACAACTGGGTCAAATCCAGGCGCCCCATTATACGCCCCAACGTGGGCTTCTGGAGGCAACTGATAGACTACGAGAGGAAGCTCTTTGGGAAGACGACGGTTAAAATGGTACAGACACCGTATGGCATCATCCCAGACCTTTACGAGAGAGAGAGGAGACCCCTGATGCCTTACTGGGGAATTTAA